One Hydrogenobaculum sp. 3684 genomic window, TAGGGAAAATACCAATCTTTGTCCCATAGCCTATCACAAGCAACATCCCGCTAAGGAAAAACAAGCTACCTTGATTTTGTCGGCTTAAAAGATCTGTTATAGATAACGTATGGGCTGATGAGTACAAAAAGAGCGTCCCCACAAGGCCAATTGTAAGGCCCACAGATACTATCATGATGTATCTCCAGGCTGCTTCAAGAGCTGCTATATCATTTTCTGAGGCCACAAGTAAAGCTGTGGCAAAAGTAGTAGCCTCTATGGAAACCCAAAAAAGACCAAAATTGTTTAAAGTCACACTAAAAAGCATGATACCAACAAATATATCCAGGAGTGAAAAATATTGACAAGATTTTACAAGATGTCCATGAGAATGTTCTAAATATCCTATTGAAAATATCACTACACCAAGATAAACAGAAGATATCATGAGCAGAAAAATCTTTGATAAGCTATCCACATAAAAGAATGCGGTAAATCTATCTGGCTCAAACAATAGAAAGATTGAAAACACCAAAGCCAAAAAACTAGCCAAAACCGATGCTTCTTTGTGCTTACTTCTAAAAAGACTAAAACTTAAAATAGCACCAAGCGTTGCAGATATAGAAGGCAATAAATATATCATCCTAAAAGTTCCTCCTCTTTTTCTATATCTTCATCCCTTACCCTCATTAAAAGACCGGCCACCACCACAACACCCAAAACATCCAAGATAATACCAGCTTCTACTATAAAAGGCAGTTCACTAAAGAGAAAAGAAAGCAAGAACATAGAATTTTCCATCACAAGATAACCAATTAATTGTGAATAAGCGTTAGAACGAGAGACTATTAAAAAAGCACCTTGAAGCATAAGGGTAATAGGGATAGAAACCAAAGATTGACCATATCCGGCCAAAATCAAATAATATACAAGGTATCCAAACACAGCCAAAAGCAAAGATATAAGTATAGAAAGACCTGTGCTAATCCTATGTTTATTTTCCCTTGCTCTATATATTTGCTTTCTTATAGTATTACCCAAATACAAAGGCATTGCTATAGCTCTTGTTATAATTGTCAGTAAAGCTAGTATAATGAGGGCTGTAAAACCGTGAAAAACCCCAGCCCACAACAAAAAGATACCTAAAATCCAAGACTGCACAGAAAATGTTTTGATATTGCTTATAGTATAAGCTTGCCATTGCATAAAAATAGAAAGTATAATTTCCCAAAAACCCACCAGCGCAAA contains:
- a CDS encoding hydrogenase 4 membrane component (E); translation: MEKEIFALVGFWEIILSIFMQWQAYTISNIKTFSVQSWILGIFLLWAGVFHGFTALIILALLTIITRAIAMPLYLGNTIRKQIYRARENKHRISTGLSILISLLLAVFGYLVYYLILAGYGQSLVSIPITLMLQGAFLIVSRSNAYSQLIGYLVMENSMFLLSFLFSELPFIVEAGIILDVLGVVVVAGLLMRVRDEDIEKEEELLG